From Glycine max cultivar Williams 82 chromosome 11, Glycine_max_v4.0, whole genome shotgun sequence, the proteins below share one genomic window:
- the LOC100783845 gene encoding histone H3.3, protein MARTKQTARKSTGGKAPRKQLATKAARKSAPTTGGVKKPHRYRPGTVALREIRKYQKSTELLIRKLPFQRLVREIAQDFKTDLRFQSHAVLALQEAAEAYLVGLFEDTNLCAIHAKRVTIMPKDIQLARRIRGERA, encoded by the exons ATGGCTCGTACGAAGCAAACCGCTCGTAAGTCCACAGGAGGAAAGGCTCCTAGGAAGCAGCTTGCAACCAAG gcTGCACGTAAGTCTGCACCAACTACTGGTGGTGTGAAGAAGCCCCACCGTTATCGTCCTGGTACCGTTGCTCTTCG TGAAATTAGGAAATACCAGAAGAGTACCGAGCTTTTGATCCGGAAGCTCCCCTTCCAGAGGCTGGTTCGTGAAATTGCTCAGGACTTCAAG ACTGATCTGCGTTTCCAGAGCCACGCCGTGCTTGCAttgcaagaagctgctgaggCATACCTTGTTGGGCTCTTTGAGGACACTAACCTGTGTGCCATTCACGCCAAGCGTGTAACCATTATGCCCAAGGATATTCAGCTGGCAAGAAGGATTCGTGGTGAGCGTGCTTGA